The following coding sequences are from one Rhodothermia bacterium window:
- a CDS encoding rhomboid family intramembrane serine protease gives MTEDNLTDLTPFLPKTLLDPGNLRQAELVLQSKRIPYRITKEGEMGRLWVPTAFSNSAITELNGFLNEQPVVTEKSPALGEGKGFEPILMAIAGWIFFHLFVHQAHHASWIPLGAAQKSEIIAGSWWRALTALTLHADAQHLLGNMLFGGFIFFWLSRMVGNGMVFFLALLSGFFGNLLNAYAQPIGHISIGASTAIFGTLGVLMGIRITLSRADLMRGVGIPLLTGAIMLGLFGAGSDPRTDVGAHIFGFFTGLPIGFLWFQIWKKHTSGIIEKNVFWGIFSLMTLVLAWGYAWATA, from the coding sequence ATGACCGAAGACAACCTGACGGATTTAACGCCTTTTCTCCCTAAAACACTATTGGATCCGGGAAATTTAAGGCAGGCAGAATTGGTCTTGCAGTCCAAACGTATTCCGTACCGAATCACAAAAGAGGGTGAAATGGGACGGCTGTGGGTCCCAACAGCATTTTCCAATTCCGCCATAACGGAATTAAATGGTTTTTTGAACGAACAGCCCGTTGTAACCGAAAAATCACCGGCATTGGGAGAAGGAAAAGGTTTTGAACCTATCTTAATGGCCATTGCGGGCTGGATTTTTTTTCACCTTTTTGTACACCAAGCCCATCACGCTTCTTGGATTCCGCTGGGTGCTGCGCAAAAAAGTGAAATCATCGCTGGTTCATGGTGGCGTGCCCTTACGGCCCTAACGCTTCATGCAGACGCACAGCATCTTCTGGGAAACATGCTCTTTGGCGGATTTATCTTTTTTTGGTTAAGCCGCATGGTGGGCAATGGCATGGTCTTTTTTTTGGCGCTCTTATCGGGCTTTTTTGGAAACCTGTTGAATGCCTACGCTCAACCAATTGGGCACATTAGTATAGGCGCCTCCACCGCCATTTTTGGCACTCTTGGTGTTCTGATGGGTATTCGGATTACCCTAAGCCGAGCGGATCTGATGCGGGGTGTGGGGATTCCACTGCTAACAGGGGCCATTATGTTGGGTCTTTTTGGTGCTGGCTCCGATCCTCGGACGGATGTTGGGGCGCATATTTTTGGATTTTTTACAGGACTTCCGATTGGGTTCCTTTGGTTCCAAATCTGGAAGAAACATACATCGGGAATCATTGAGAAAAACGTTTTTTGGGGCATTTTTTCCTTGATGACCCTTGTCTTGGCTTGGGGGTATGCCTGGGCAACCGCTTGA
- a CDS encoding DUF481 domain-containing protein: MQTPSRVALHLLGILFGFCSVHAQVNTERLRVFGDKEGWHHGLQATFAYASGNSNYARISGTWRTDFEQKPRELLFIANVERGVSNEKRYLNKGFGHLRALYRIMEPLKAEIFLQKEYNEFTRLQDRQLAGGGLRWKLVTRSPLSKTKPSGFWAYAGLGGMYEVERIKDDPAATTRLFRSTNYLTLYLDLGTQVSMNTVGYFQFVPKHAHDFRILAENNLTINLTKKIALTSGLAFRYDHQPPENVKSHDFSVTQGFRLAF; encoded by the coding sequence ATGCAAACACCTTCCCGCGTTGCCCTACATCTCCTTGGGATTCTTTTTGGTTTCTGTTCTGTACATGCACAGGTCAATACAGAGCGTTTGCGTGTTTTTGGAGACAAAGAGGGTTGGCATCATGGTCTGCAAGCAACATTTGCCTATGCTTCGGGAAACTCAAATTATGCCCGAATAAGCGGTACTTGGCGAACAGATTTTGAACAAAAACCGCGTGAACTTCTCTTTATCGCCAACGTTGAGCGGGGGGTGTCGAACGAGAAGCGATACCTCAACAAAGGCTTTGGGCATTTACGCGCCCTTTACCGCATTATGGAACCACTTAAAGCAGAGATTTTTTTGCAAAAGGAATACAATGAATTTACCCGTTTACAAGACCGACAATTAGCGGGCGGCGGATTACGTTGGAAATTGGTCACCCGTTCCCCATTGTCCAAAACGAAGCCTTCAGGATTTTGGGCCTATGCTGGCCTCGGCGGGATGTATGAAGTCGAACGGATTAAGGACGATCCGGCGGCCACCACACGGCTATTTCGCTCTACCAACTACCTTACACTATATTTAGATTTGGGAACGCAAGTTTCCATGAACACCGTCGGATATTTTCAATTTGTTCCAAAACACGCGCATGATTTTCGGATTCTCGCCGAAAATAACCTTACGATCAACCTCACCAAAAAAATAGCACTCACCTCTGGACTCGCTTTTCGCTACGACCATCAGCCTCCAGAAAATGTAAAATCGCACGATTTTTCGGTCACACAGGGTTTTAGATTGGCGTTCTGA
- the cadA gene encoding cadmium-translocating P-type ATPase: MSKNSSTKPLVEITLPVEGMTCASCVARIERNLNKQKGITEVRVNLATAQANILFDPQEIMRDQMVHTIEKTGFTVPDLTEDVAPHSAFFDDESGDYQKRFWVALCFSLPVFVISMAHGALDFPQVNLVLFLLTTPVVFWSGVPFFKGAWRVGRHGGADMNTLVALGVSAAYLFSVYSMFQPMALHAVGAHHTQVYFEAAAVIITLLLLGRWLEAKGKQKTGQAVRGLMDLEPPTSLVRRYEGIVEVPSSKLQVGDVVLLKPGARIPADGVVVEGQAAVDESSLTGEPIPVEKSLGSAVRSGTVLLSGALQMVATQVGAMTTLQQIIRLTKEAQGRKAPIQRLADQIAAVFVPIVIFIALVTFGIWYVFGPTPELKTALLVSVSVLIISCPCALGLATPAAVMAGTGWAARNGVLFRGGDVLEKLHQVKTLILDKTGTLTLGKPHLTAVWTVREWAENDLLSYVAAAENFSEHPLAKAVINEVASRNLVQRTATNFNSETGGGVEAVVEGKQVMAGRATWLEQNGVKIQMEHHAEHRAQSKIFVAIDHVFAGVLFLNDPLRPEAKEVVRGLKQNGIEVVLASGDLDEVVQNIASQLGIRTYYARVSPSEKAHLVAELQTKGPVAMMGDGVNDAPALATADVGIAVNSGTDIAMEAAGVTLLNADLKTLFTAFKVSKATMNIIRQNLFFAFIYNIIGIPLAAGVFYPFFGWLLNPMIGSAAMALSSVSVLSNSLRLTKMRT; the protein is encoded by the coding sequence ATGTCCAAAAATTCCAGTACCAAGCCATTGGTTGAAATCACCTTACCTGTCGAGGGCATGACTTGTGCTTCGTGTGTTGCCCGCATAGAACGAAATTTGAACAAACAGAAGGGCATTACGGAGGTACGGGTAAATTTGGCTACAGCACAAGCAAACATCTTATTTGATCCACAAGAAATCATGCGGGATCAGATGGTTCATACCATTGAAAAAACAGGCTTTACCGTTCCAGACCTTACAGAGGACGTGGCTCCACACAGCGCCTTTTTCGATGATGAGTCGGGGGATTATCAGAAGCGTTTTTGGGTTGCCTTGTGTTTTTCGCTTCCGGTATTTGTCATCTCAATGGCGCATGGGGCTTTAGATTTTCCGCAAGTTAACCTTGTTTTGTTCCTCCTCACCACACCTGTCGTTTTTTGGAGTGGAGTACCTTTTTTTAAAGGGGCTTGGCGGGTAGGTCGGCATGGTGGTGCAGACATGAACACCTTGGTTGCCTTGGGTGTCAGTGCCGCTTATTTATTCAGCGTCTATTCCATGTTTCAGCCAATGGCCTTGCATGCGGTGGGAGCACACCATACCCAAGTTTATTTTGAGGCTGCGGCGGTCATCATCACCCTACTCCTTTTGGGTCGGTGGCTGGAGGCCAAGGGCAAGCAAAAAACCGGACAAGCGGTACGTGGCTTGATGGATTTGGAGCCGCCCACGTCCCTCGTGCGCCGATATGAAGGCATAGTAGAGGTTCCTTCTTCCAAATTACAAGTGGGCGATGTGGTTTTGCTCAAGCCCGGCGCTCGGATTCCCGCGGATGGCGTGGTGGTGGAAGGACAAGCTGCGGTGGATGAAAGTAGCTTGACAGGAGAACCCATTCCTGTCGAGAAAAGCCTTGGCAGTGCAGTGCGATCGGGCACGGTTCTGCTGAGTGGGGCCTTGCAAATGGTGGCCACACAAGTTGGGGCTATGACCACCTTACAGCAAATTATCCGGCTGACCAAAGAAGCGCAAGGACGTAAAGCCCCCATACAGCGATTGGCAGACCAAATCGCTGCGGTATTTGTACCGATCGTCATCTTTATTGCCTTGGTTACTTTTGGCATCTGGTACGTATTTGGCCCCACGCCCGAACTCAAAACGGCGCTTTTAGTGTCGGTATCGGTGCTGATTATCTCTTGTCCTTGTGCATTGGGCCTTGCAACACCAGCAGCCGTAATGGCTGGTACGGGTTGGGCAGCCCGAAATGGTGTCTTGTTCCGAGGTGGCGATGTTTTAGAAAAACTCCACCAAGTAAAAACGCTTATTTTGGACAAAACGGGAACCCTGACCCTTGGTAAGCCACATCTAACGGCTGTCTGGACTGTGCGGGAATGGGCGGAAAATGACCTTTTGTCCTATGTAGCTGCCGCCGAAAACTTCTCCGAGCACCCGCTTGCCAAAGCGGTGATCAACGAAGTAGCCTCCAGAAACCTCGTGCAACGGACTGCCACAAACTTTAACAGCGAAACTGGCGGCGGTGTAGAGGCTGTGGTGGAGGGGAAACAAGTTATGGCTGGACGGGCCACTTGGTTAGAACAAAATGGTGTCAAAATTCAGATGGAACACCATGCGGAACATCGGGCGCAGAGCAAAATATTTGTTGCCATAGACCATGTTTTTGCCGGTGTCCTCTTCTTAAACGATCCCTTAAGACCGGAGGCCAAAGAAGTGGTTCGCGGACTTAAACAAAATGGTATTGAAGTGGTTTTGGCAAGTGGCGATTTAGACGAAGTTGTACAAAATATTGCGTCTCAGTTGGGAATACGAACCTACTACGCCCGTGTTTCCCCTTCCGAAAAAGCACATTTGGTGGCAGAACTCCAGACAAAAGGCCCTGTAGCCATGATGGGCGATGGCGTTAATGACGCTCCCGCGCTTGCAACAGCGGATGTGGGTATTGCCGTAAATTCCGGAACCGACATTGCGATGGAGGCTGCTGGGGTTACCTTATTAAATGCCGATCTCAAAACACTTTTTACGGCTTTTAAAGTCTCCAAAGCAACCATGAACATCATCCGGCAAAATTTATTTTTTGCTTTTATATACAATATCATCGGAATTCCCTTGGCCGCTGGCGTATTTTACCCGTTCTTCGGATGGCTCCTTAATCCCATGATAGGATCTGCGGCTATGGCTCTTTCCAGTGTCTCGGTCTTGAGCAATAGCCTCCGATTGACCAAAATGAGAACCTAA
- a CDS encoding helix-turn-helix domain-containing protein — MSKPYKKIKLTDNDAVVIHNTLKKGVHSSRTIIRCQILRDNAQGKHAQDIATDLGVCVARVYQTLNRYEKEGLNAALTEKPRSGQPRKVTPEIEAHITAIACSAPIQGRGRWTLKLIAEQLVKLEYIDSISEDAIASVLKKATLNLG, encoded by the coding sequence ATGAGCAAGCCTTATAAAAAGATCAAATTAACAGACAACGATGCTGTTGTGATCCACAATACGTTAAAAAAAGGAGTTCACTCCAGCCGTACGATTATTCGCTGCCAAATCTTACGGGATAATGCTCAAGGCAAACATGCCCAAGACATTGCCACCGATTTAGGTGTCTGTGTAGCAAGAGTATATCAGACCTTAAACCGTTATGAAAAAGAAGGCTTAAATGCTGCTTTGACTGAAAAACCGAGATCAGGACAACCCAGAAAAGTAACGCCTGAAATAGAAGCACACATTACCGCGATTGCTTGCTCTGCTCCCATACAAGGGCGCGGACGATGGACTCTGAAACTGATTGCCGAACAGTTGGTAAAATTAGAATACATCGACTCGATTTCGGAAGATGCCATTGCCTCCGTTTTAAAAAAAGCCACCTTAAACCTTGGTTAA
- a CDS encoding heavy-metal-associated domain-containing protein, translating into MKAQIQIEGMGCNHCIGAVREALGAHPEIAVTSVEIGKAIVTFDENQISQTIIQQAIDDAGYEVKRFDNIS; encoded by the coding sequence ATGAAAGCGCAAATACAAATCGAGGGTATGGGATGTAATCACTGCATCGGTGCCGTTAGAGAAGCCCTTGGCGCACATCCAGAAATTGCCGTAACATCGGTTGAGATTGGAAAAGCCATTGTTACTTTTGATGAAAACCAAATTTCTCAAACCATTATCCAGCAAGCCATTGATGATGCCGGATACGAAGTGAAGCGGTTTGATAACATCTCATAA
- the topA gene encoding type I DNA topoisomerase, with amino-acid sequence MKRLVLVESPTKAKTIRKFLPKEYQVEACMGHIRDLPGSASEIPAKFKGEKWARLGVNVEKNFEPLYVVSTDKKKIVAEIKDALKSADELYIATDEDREGESIGWHLLEVLKPKIPVKRMVFHEITKEAIMEALRKTRQVDVHLVNAQETRRILDRLVGYTVSPLLWRKVIPKLSAGRVQSVAVRLLVLRERQRMMFVSAGYWDLRALLSQAGKQFEAVMTHLNGKRLATGKDFDDHSGSLKEGSDALLLSAEQAESLAKRLSGEPWKVVQIEERLTDRKPYAPFITSTLQQEASRKLRFSARHTMRLAQGLYERGLITYMRTDSTNLSNEALEAARNTVLDRYGKDYLHPSPRQFASKSKNAQEAHEAIRPAGTAMQTAKELALTGDEAALYDLIWKRTVASQMADAKLKFTTATIEAGREDIAHFRASGRTVIFPGFFRAYVEGSDDPESALDDKDQPLPDLKKGDQPICKKVEAVGHETKPPARYTEASLIQTLEAEGIGRPSTYASIMDTIVERGYVRRYNNQLIPTFTAFATTQLLEANFSYMVDVGFTAEMEQVLDDISEGSKKALPYLEGLYNGTEGLEKKVERGLDQIDAREVSTIRFHKWEPYCVRVGKFGAYLEYEEAGERQTAPIPEDVAPADLSITDFAEYIDKKQKGDEVLGIHPELDKPIFVKKGPYGEYVQLGEDEEKPKRVSLPKGVSMEQVTLEMALDLLRLPRTVGNHPDTGKTIVANVGRFGPYVQHEKTFASLSKTDDVLTVSLERALVLIAAKEGKKSPIRVLGVHPQTKEPIEVWEGRYGPYVSHQKTNATLPKDLSPEEITFEGAMQLLIAKAAEGPTKKGTRKRTSKG; translated from the coding sequence ATGAAGCGACTCGTATTGGTTGAATCGCCCACGAAAGCCAAAACCATCCGTAAGTTTCTACCGAAAGAATATCAGGTAGAAGCTTGTATGGGTCATATCCGCGACTTGCCCGGCTCGGCATCCGAAATTCCGGCCAAGTTCAAAGGAGAAAAATGGGCAAGGCTTGGGGTGAATGTAGAAAAGAATTTTGAACCGCTTTATGTGGTTTCCACCGATAAAAAGAAGATTGTTGCAGAGATCAAGGACGCCCTAAAATCCGCAGACGAGCTATACATCGCAACGGACGAAGACCGCGAAGGCGAGTCTATTGGTTGGCACTTACTTGAGGTTCTCAAGCCCAAGATTCCAGTTAAGCGGATGGTTTTTCATGAAATCACCAAAGAAGCCATCATGGAAGCTCTTCGTAAAACCCGTCAGGTGGATGTCCATCTGGTTAATGCACAAGAAACACGCCGTATTTTAGATCGTTTGGTTGGCTATACCGTTTCTCCGTTGTTATGGCGAAAGGTCATTCCCAAACTTTCTGCTGGGCGTGTACAAAGTGTGGCGGTACGGCTATTGGTGCTTAGGGAACGTCAACGGATGATGTTTGTCTCGGCAGGATATTGGGACTTACGCGCCCTGTTGTCGCAGGCCGGTAAGCAATTTGAAGCCGTGATGACACACCTTAATGGCAAACGCTTGGCAACCGGCAAAGACTTTGACGACCATTCCGGTTCCTTAAAAGAGGGATCGGATGCCTTGTTGCTTTCTGCCGAGCAAGCCGAGAGCCTTGCAAAGCGTCTTTCGGGCGAACCTTGGAAGGTGGTGCAGATCGAGGAGCGATTAACAGACCGCAAACCGTATGCACCGTTCATCACTTCTACGCTACAGCAGGAAGCAAGTCGTAAACTCCGGTTTTCTGCAAGACACACTATGCGATTGGCACAAGGGTTATACGAAAGAGGTTTAATTACCTACATGCGTACAGACTCTACAAACCTATCTAATGAAGCCCTTGAGGCCGCTCGAAATACGGTTTTAGATCGGTATGGAAAGGATTATCTGCATCCATCGCCGCGCCAATTTGCTTCAAAGTCCAAAAATGCACAAGAAGCACACGAGGCGATTCGTCCTGCCGGTACAGCAATGCAAACAGCAAAGGAATTGGCCTTGACGGGCGATGAAGCCGCTTTGTATGACCTCATTTGGAAGCGTACCGTAGCCTCTCAGATGGCGGATGCTAAGCTTAAATTTACGACAGCCACCATAGAAGCGGGACGAGAAGACATTGCCCATTTCCGCGCTTCCGGCAGAACAGTGATTTTCCCCGGCTTTTTCCGCGCTTATGTGGAAGGCTCCGATGACCCAGAATCCGCTTTGGATGATAAAGACCAACCCTTGCCCGATTTAAAGAAGGGCGATCAGCCCATTTGCAAAAAAGTAGAGGCTGTAGGCCACGAGACAAAACCGCCGGCACGTTATACCGAAGCCTCGTTGATTCAAACCCTTGAGGCGGAAGGCATTGGACGACCAAGTACCTATGCCTCCATTATGGACACCATCGTGGAACGGGGCTATGTACGGCGCTACAACAACCAATTGATTCCGACCTTCACCGCCTTTGCAACCACACAGCTTTTAGAGGCAAACTTCTCCTATATGGTGGATGTGGGCTTTACCGCAGAGATGGAGCAGGTTCTGGATGACATCTCCGAAGGTTCCAAAAAAGCCTTGCCCTATTTAGAGGGGCTTTATAACGGGACAGAAGGCTTGGAAAAAAAGGTGGAGCGCGGCTTGGATCAGATTGATGCCCGCGAGGTGTCCACCATTCGTTTTCACAAGTGGGAACCCTATTGTGTGCGTGTTGGGAAATTTGGGGCTTATTTAGAATATGAGGAAGCCGGAGAACGCCAAACCGCGCCCATTCCCGAAGATGTAGCACCCGCAGATTTGTCAATAACGGACTTTGCCGAATACATTGACAAGAAGCAAAAAGGAGACGAGGTTTTAGGCATCCATCCCGAATTGGATAAGCCCATCTTTGTAAAAAAAGGACCTTACGGCGAATATGTGCAATTAGGCGAGGACGAAGAGAAGCCGAAGCGGGTTTCTTTGCCAAAAGGGGTTAGCATGGAACAGGTGACGCTTGAAATGGCCTTAGACTTGCTTCGTTTACCTCGAACGGTGGGCAATCATCCCGATACTGGCAAAACCATCGTGGCAAATGTCGGGCGATTTGGCCCTTATGTTCAACACGAGAAAACCTTTGCGTCCCTAAGCAAAACGGATGATGTTTTGACGGTTAGCTTAGAACGTGCTTTGGTATTGATTGCGGCGAAGGAGGGCAAAAAATCCCCAATCCGCGTTCTGGGGGTTCATCCACAGACCAAAGAACCTATCGAGGTCTGGGAAGGACGTTACGGCCCTTACGTGAGCCACCAAAAAACAAATGCGACCTTGCCCAAGGATTTGTCTCCAGAGGAAATAACGTTCGAGGGAGCGATGCAGTTGCTTATAGCGAAAGCGGCAGAAGGTCCTACCAAAAAAGGAACACGTAAACGAACGAGCAAAGGCTAA
- a CDS encoding MOSC domain-containing protein: MKLSSIHVYPVKSLAGRAQTEAYVTRRGLQMDRRWMLVDEDGDFLSQRECPEMCLIQTSFKNNNLRLTFDRETYTIPLNLPLQAERLWATVWGDEVEVQMVDETVNKWLSDILGTDCRLVYMPDTSKRLVNETFATHADDHVSFADGYPVLLTNKASLNLLNTQLERPIGMDRFRPNLVVSGFEPFAEDQWKKVIIGDIPFAVVKPCERCSVITIDPQTAKRGKEPLRTLAKFRNIEGKVTFGQNLIPLREGSLRLGSTVTATVK, from the coding sequence ATGAAACTTTCATCCATACACGTTTATCCCGTAAAATCGTTGGCAGGACGTGCCCAAACAGAGGCATACGTCACACGCCGCGGATTACAGATGGACAGGCGGTGGATGCTGGTGGATGAAGATGGAGACTTCCTCTCGCAGCGAGAATGTCCGGAAATGTGTTTGATCCAAACGTCCTTCAAAAACAACAACCTTAGACTTACCTTTGACCGAGAAACTTATACCATCCCACTAAACCTTCCTCTACAAGCCGAGCGATTATGGGCTACCGTCTGGGGAGACGAAGTGGAGGTACAAATGGTGGATGAAACCGTGAACAAGTGGCTTTCCGATATTCTTGGAACCGACTGCCGATTGGTCTATATGCCCGACACCAGTAAACGGTTGGTCAATGAAACATTTGCCACACACGCCGATGACCATGTCAGTTTTGCAGATGGTTATCCCGTTTTACTCACCAACAAAGCCTCATTGAACCTTCTTAACACACAATTAGAACGGCCAATTGGCATGGATCGTTTTAGGCCAAATTTGGTGGTATCGGGATTTGAGCCTTTTGCAGAAGATCAATGGAAGAAAGTGATCATTGGGGATATCCCCTTTGCCGTTGTGAAACCCTGTGAACGATGTAGCGTCATCACCATAGACCCACAAACAGCAAAGCGTGGTAAAGAACCCTTGCGAACACTGGCAAAGTTTCGTAATATCGAAGGTAAAGTAACGTTTGGACAAAATCTGATTCCGCTTAGAGAAGGCTCCCTCCGCCTTGGCAGTACTGTAACCGCAACCGTTAAGTAA
- a CDS encoding molybdopterin molybdotransferase MoeA, whose protein sequence is MSPPISFSEARKRVISNILPQPTETIPLEKSIGRTLAVAVSAQNDLPLFDNSGVDGFVLRLDGLVTGAALKVFGTIAAGEVWVGDWPRGTCLRIMTGAPIPHEAEAVAMVEWTSPLATDVIRLNQLPQRGEHIRKKGSDLKKGSKIAESGQKISPALLGAFASLGLDKIEVFQQPRVAILTTGNEVVDLQTPLTPGKIRNTSRYLLEGMVSEAGGTVVWCQHAKDDVQELQHRLLAALADSDILVICGGVSVGDYDFVKPVLQSLGWKAIVTGVRQRPGKPFSFGRLGDKLVFGLPGNPVSTAVCFDQYVHPAMRAMMQQKPNFRTMEWANLTTGVSKVAHLHHFVRGVLWCDELGQNHVTPTGPQGSHVFVSMVQATCLIHLPEGPDYLEAGTIVAVERLT, encoded by the coding sequence ATGTCGCCACCGATTTCCTTTTCGGAAGCACGTAAACGGGTTATATCAAATATTCTCCCACAACCAACCGAGACGATTCCGCTTGAAAAAAGCATCGGGAGAACCTTGGCTGTTGCGGTATCGGCACAAAATGATCTCCCGTTGTTTGACAACAGCGGCGTGGATGGCTTTGTGCTTCGACTCGACGGCTTGGTAACAGGTGCAGCATTAAAGGTTTTTGGTACTATTGCGGCTGGAGAGGTATGGGTTGGTGATTGGCCAAGAGGGACGTGTTTACGCATTATGACGGGAGCGCCAATCCCACATGAGGCCGAAGCAGTCGCAATGGTGGAGTGGACTTCACCATTGGCAACGGACGTTATACGCCTAAACCAATTACCGCAACGAGGGGAACACATCCGAAAAAAAGGTAGTGACCTCAAAAAAGGCAGCAAAATTGCAGAATCCGGCCAGAAAATAAGCCCCGCGCTGTTGGGTGCTTTTGCATCTCTGGGCTTGGACAAGATTGAGGTCTTTCAACAACCGCGTGTAGCCATATTAACCACAGGTAACGAAGTTGTGGATCTCCAAACGCCCCTGACGCCCGGAAAAATCCGGAATACAAGCCGTTACCTCTTAGAAGGCATGGTCTCAGAAGCAGGCGGCACAGTGGTTTGGTGTCAACATGCAAAGGACGATGTCCAAGAACTTCAACACCGACTACTGGCAGCCTTAGCGGATTCAGACATCTTGGTGATTTGCGGGGGCGTTTCGGTAGGGGATTACGACTTTGTAAAGCCCGTTTTGCAATCGCTCGGCTGGAAAGCGATTGTGACGGGTGTACGCCAAAGACCGGGAAAACCATTCTCTTTTGGACGATTGGGGGACAAATTGGTCTTTGGATTACCCGGAAATCCCGTTTCTACGGCAGTATGTTTCGATCAGTACGTTCATCCGGCCATGCGTGCCATGATGCAGCAAAAACCTAATTTCAGAACCATGGAGTGGGCAAATTTAACCACTGGGGTTTCAAAAGTCGCACACTTGCATCATTTTGTACGTGGTGTTCTTTGGTGTGACGAATTGGGGCAAAACCACGTAACGCCTACTGGTCCACAAGGCTCTCACGTTTTTGTATCAATGGTGCAAGCAACTTGTTTGATTCATCTACCGGAAGGCCCAGATTATCTTGAAGCCGGAACCATTGTGGCGGTCGAGCGGTTGACTTGA
- a CDS encoding helix-turn-helix transcriptional regulator — protein sequence MSAPIQNIDAELLAHYCKAMGHPVRIQIINILKDTEQCDCGDIVDQLPLAQSTVSQHLKVLKDAGLIRGNVVGTRTLYSLNPKGLTHFKKIVDHF from the coding sequence ATGAGCGCGCCTATTCAAAATATAGATGCAGAACTGCTTGCCCATTATTGTAAGGCAATGGGGCATCCGGTTCGAATTCAAATCATTAACATCCTCAAAGACACCGAGCAATGTGACTGTGGGGATATTGTAGATCAGCTACCACTTGCCCAATCCACCGTAAGCCAGCATTTAAAGGTGCTGAAAGATGCCGGTTTGATTCGGGGAAACGTGGTTGGAACCCGAACCTTGTACTCTTTAAACCCAAAAGGACTGACCCACTTTAAGAAAATCGTGGATCATTTCTAA
- a CDS encoding IS630 family transposase produces the protein MDSETDCRTVGKIRIHRLDFGRCHCLRFKKSHLKPWLKQQWCFGTITGDYIACMEDVLTLYQEEVEADVSRICFDERPCVLHGEVLAPLPPKANQTAKEHCEYLRNGVCNVLLAYDIDTGQRYVQVTETKKRNDYAQFMHWLVTTHYPDKKKICVVQDNYATHSKGSFYENLPLDQASALSRKLEFHYTPKHGSWLNMAEIEFSALSRQCLDHRIGQKEILEQEVLAWQCNRNDLAIKIDWSFTTDKARQKLKNRYQAACSNNIEN, from the coding sequence ATGGACTCTGAAACTGATTGCCGAACAGTTGGTAAAATTAGAATACATCGACTCGATTTCGGAAGATGCCATTGCCTCCGTTTTAAAAAAAGCCACCTTAAACCTTGGTTAAAACAACAATGGTGTTTTGGCACAATTACAGGAGATTATATAGCCTGTATGGAAGATGTTTTAACGTTGTATCAAGAAGAAGTTGAAGCTGACGTTTCTCGTATTTGTTTTGACGAGCGACCCTGTGTGTTACATGGCGAAGTCTTAGCGCCTTTACCACCGAAAGCGAATCAAACAGCCAAAGAACATTGTGAATACCTTCGTAATGGGGTGTGCAATGTCTTATTAGCTTATGACATAGACACAGGACAACGTTATGTACAAGTAACCGAAACGAAAAAGCGAAACGATTATGCCCAATTTATGCACTGGTTAGTGACCACTCATTACCCAGATAAGAAGAAAATATGTGTGGTTCAAGACAATTACGCTACTCATAGTAAAGGTTCATTTTACGAGAACTTGCCCCTTGACCAAGCGAGCGCATTGAGCCGCAAACTTGAATTTCATTACACCCCTAAACACGGATCGTGGTTAAATATGGCAGAGATAGAATTTTCTGCACTTTCCCGTCAATGTTTAGACCATAGAATAGGTCAGAAAGAGATTTTAGAACAAGAAGTATTGGCATGGCAATGCAATCGCAACGATTTGGCTATAAAGATTGATTGGTCATTTACCACAGACAAGGCAAGACAAAAGTTGAAAAATAGGTATCAAGCCGCTTGTAGTAATAACATTGAAAATTAA
- a CDS encoding CRISPR-associated protein: MLLNLSNHPYATWQDVQKAEAEKRFGAVMDFPFPAVDPAWSSEAVSDLAKSVVEAIKPMSPSAIHVMGEMTLTFTLVALFQAAGFACVASTSERLVHETADGKKVVTFTFTQFRAYPRLSYGD; the protein is encoded by the coding sequence ATGCTTCTTAATCTATCCAATCATCCTTATGCGACTTGGCAGGACGTACAGAAGGCAGAGGCGGAGAAGCGTTTTGGCGCAGTGATGGACTTTCCTTTTCCGGCGGTAGATCCGGCATGGTCTTCTGAGGCCGTGTCGGACTTGGCGAAATCGGTGGTGGAAGCAATCAAGCCCATGTCTCCTTCGGCCATACATGTAATGGGAGAAATGACCCTCACGTTTACCCTTGTGGCGCTATTTCAGGCGGCGGGATTTGCCTGTGTGGCCTCTACCTCCGAGCGTTTGGTACATGAAACTGCGGATGGAAAAAAAGTGGTTACGTTTACCTTTACACAATTCAGGGCATATCCTCGACTTTCTTATGGGGATTAG